The Eublepharis macularius isolate TG4126 chromosome 3, MPM_Emac_v1.0, whole genome shotgun sequence genome has a window encoding:
- the TGDS gene encoding dTDP-D-glucose 4,6-dehydratase, protein MAGGGGGAEAALRFAKRVLVTGGAGFIASHVVVSLVEKYPNYMIINLDKLDYCASLKNLEIIAGKPNYKFIEGDVCDPDFIKTLFETEKIDIVLHFAAQTHVDLSFWHKLEFRYVNVYGTYILVGAAYKAKVEKFIYVSTDEVYGGSCDKEFDESSPKQPTNPYATSKAAAECFVLSYWERYQFPVVITRSSNVYGPHQFPEKVIPKFISLLQRNRKCCIHGSGLQRRNFLYASDVAEAFLTVMKKGQPGEIYNIGTTFELSISQLAKELIHLIKNTSSESETEYWMDYVKDRPTNDLGYPMNSGKMHSLGWRPKVPWKEGIKRTIEWYQENFYNWKNAERALEPYPVAEASI, encoded by the exons atggctggcggcggcggcggcgccgagGCGGCCCTGCGCTTCGCCAAGCGGGTCCTGGTGACCGGCGGCGCCGGCTTCAT TGCATCTCACGTGGTAGTTTCTCTTGTAGAAAAGTATCCAAACTATATGATTATTAATCTGGATAAG CTGGACTACTGTGCAAGTTTAAAGAATCTTGAGATAATTGCTGGGAAACCAAACTACAAATTCATCGAG gGGGATGTCTGTGACCCCGACTTTATCAAAACATTGTTTGAGACTGAGAAAATTGATATAGTATTACATTTTGCAGCACAGACACATGTAG ATCTTTCATTCTGGCACAAACTTGAGTTCCGCTATGTTAACGTATATGGAACTTACATTCTGGTCGGTGCCGCTTATAAAGCCAAGGTGGAGAAGTTTATATATGTCAGCACTGACGAAGTTTATGGTGGAAGCTGTGATAAG GAATTTGATGAATCATCTCCAAAACAGCCGACAAACCCATATGCAACATCCAAAGCAGCAGCCGAATGCTTTGTCCTGTCTTACTGGGAAAGATACCAG TTTCCAGTGGTTATAACGCGGAGCAGCAACGTTTATGGACCCCACCAGTTTCCAGAAAAA GTTATTCCAAAGTTTATTTCTCTCTTACAACGGAACAGAAAATG ttGCATTCATGGTTCAGGACTGCAGAGGAGAAATTTTCTTTACGCCAGTGACGTAGCAGAAGCGTTTCTTACTGTTATGAAAAAAGGACAGCCTGGTGAAATCTATAACATTGGGACCACGTTTGAGCTGTCTATTTCACAACTTGCCAAGGAGTTAATCCATCTA ATAAAGAATACGAGTTCAGAATCTGAAACAGAATATTGGATGGATTATGTCAAAGACAG ACCTACAAATGACTTGGGGTATCCAATGAACTCCGGAAAAATGCACAGTTTGGGCTGGAGACCGAAAGTACCTTGGAAAGAAGGAATAAAGAGAACAA TTGAATGGTATCAAGAGAACTTCTACAACTGGAAGAAtgcagagagagctctggagcCTTATCCTGTTGCGGAAGCATCGATATGA